From a single Flavobacterium sp. genomic region:
- a CDS encoding potassium channel family protein, whose protein sequence is MKIIVFGLGNFGMSLAISLTETGNEVIGVDKNIEKINLIKDKISHAIALDSTNELSYEALPLKDADKVVVAIGENEGAAIITTAIIKKLSDVKIISRALSPIHDTVLEAMGIYSIIHPEQESADRLTKQINFKSTLENYQLDDNFTISEVRAKPEFFGKTLGELDSIDTYHLTLITIIRKREKRNLIGKKSIVKESIGRPTPETIVQEDDILVVYGYNKDIETYCLGQEEHQIRS, encoded by the coding sequence ATGAAAATTATAGTATTTGGTTTAGGAAACTTCGGAATGTCGCTTGCCATCAGTTTAACTGAAACAGGAAACGAAGTAATAGGTGTAGATAAAAACATCGAAAAAATTAATCTTATCAAAGATAAAATTTCACATGCAATTGCCTTAGATTCAACAAATGAATTATCATATGAAGCTTTACCATTAAAAGATGCTGATAAAGTTGTAGTAGCTATTGGAGAAAATGAAGGGGCAGCGATAATTACAACTGCAATTATTAAAAAATTGAGTGATGTAAAAATCATCAGTAGAGCTTTATCTCCTATACACGACACGGTTTTAGAAGCTATGGGAATTTATAGTATTATTCACCCAGAACAAGAATCGGCAGATCGATTAACCAAACAAATCAACTTCAAATCAACTTTAGAAAACTATCAATTAGATGACAATTTTACGATTTCTGAAGTGAGAGCTAAACCAGAATTCTTCGGAAAAACATTGGGTGAATTAGACTCTATAGATACATATCATTTAACTCTAATTACGATTATTCGCAAAAGAGAAAAACGTAATTTAATTGGGAAAAAGTCAATTGTAAAAGAATCTATTGGGCGTCCTACACCCGAAACAATCGTTCAGGAAGACGATATTTTAGTAGTTTATGGATACAACAAAGACATTGAAACGTATTGTTTAGGACAAGAAGAACACCAAATTAGAAGCTAA
- a CDS encoding uroporphyrinogen-III synthase codes for MTRILSTKKLSKALKKKFSDAGIELVEKNFIQPKSVSFETLQLNNYLIFTSKEAVKSVLKSEVKNVHSISCLCVGSKTKNFLEKKGFTVIESADYAEDLIEVIDSKYKGNSFTFFCGNIRKNTIPYYFQQNKIAYNEIVVYETKLKPHQIKKPFDGILFFSPSGVSSFLENNTLENKMCFCIGTTTAKALENNPEVSGHKNIVIASQPTVENVITEVIKFYK; via the coding sequence ATGACTCGAATTCTTTCTACAAAAAAACTTTCAAAGGCGTTAAAAAAGAAGTTTTCTGATGCTGGAATAGAACTTGTAGAAAAGAATTTTATTCAACCCAAATCGGTTTCTTTTGAAACACTTCAACTAAACAATTACTTAATTTTTACAAGTAAAGAAGCGGTAAAAAGTGTTTTAAAATCGGAAGTAAAAAACGTTCATTCCATTTCATGTTTGTGTGTCGGAAGTAAAACCAAAAATTTTCTCGAAAAGAAAGGTTTCACCGTTATTGAAAGTGCTGATTATGCCGAAGATTTAATTGAAGTTATTGATTCGAAATACAAAGGAAATTCGTTTACATTCTTCTGTGGTAACATCAGAAAAAATACGATTCCATATTATTTTCAGCAAAACAAAATCGCATATAACGAAATTGTCGTATATGAAACCAAACTGAAACCACACCAAATAAAAAAACCATTTGATGGCATTTTATTTTTTAGTCCGTCTGGAGTAAGTAGCTTTTTGGAAAACAACACATTAGAAAATAAAATGTGTTTTTGTATTGGAACCACCACTGCAAAAGCATTAGAAAATAATCCCGAAGTTTCGGGACATAAAAACATAGTAATTGCATCTCAACCAACCGTTGAAAATGTAATTACTGAAGTAATAAAATTTTATAAATAA
- the hemE gene encoding uroporphyrinogen decarboxylase: protein MLKNDLFLRALKGETVERPPVWMMRQAGRYLPEFRALRDKYDFFTRCETPELAAEITVQPIRIVKPDAAILFSDILVVPRAMGIHVELKDNLGPIIPNPIRTAEQVNQVFVPNIHETLGYVMDAVKLTKEMLNDEVPLIGFAGSPWTIFCYAVEGKGSKSFDTAKGFCFSNPIAAHLLLQKITDTTILYLKEKVKAGCNAIQIFDSWGGMLSPVDYQEFSWQYINQIVEVLAEETEVIVFGKGCWFALNDMAKSKASALGVDWTCSPRNARYLTGGDITLQGNFDPSRLLSPIPTIKKMVHEMIDEFGKDKYIVNLGHGILPNIPVDHAKAFVEAVKEYKK from the coding sequence ATGTTAAAGAACGATTTATTTTTAAGAGCATTAAAAGGAGAAACCGTTGAACGTCCACCCGTTTGGATGATGCGTCAAGCAGGAAGATATTTGCCAGAATTTAGAGCCTTGCGCGATAAATATGATTTTTTCACGCGTTGCGAAACTCCAGAATTAGCAGCTGAAATCACGGTTCAACCGATTCGAATTGTAAAACCAGATGCTGCAATTTTATTTTCAGATATTTTGGTAGTACCAAGAGCTATGGGAATTCACGTAGAATTAAAAGACAATTTAGGTCCGATAATTCCAAATCCTATTCGTACAGCTGAACAAGTAAATCAGGTTTTTGTTCCAAATATTCACGAGACTTTAGGTTACGTGATGGATGCAGTAAAACTAACTAAAGAAATGCTGAACGACGAAGTACCATTAATTGGTTTCGCAGGTTCACCATGGACGATTTTTTGTTATGCAGTAGAAGGAAAAGGTTCTAAAAGTTTTGATACAGCAAAAGGATTTTGTTTTTCAAATCCAATAGCAGCACACTTATTATTGCAAAAAATTACCGATACCACGATTTTATACTTGAAAGAAAAAGTAAAAGCAGGTTGTAATGCGATTCAAATTTTTGACTCTTGGGGCGGAATGCTTTCTCCTGTTGATTATCAAGAATTCTCATGGCAATACATCAACCAAATTGTAGAAGTTTTAGCTGAAGAAACCGAAGTTATCGTATTTGGAAAAGGATGTTGGTTTGCTTTGAACGACATGGCAAAATCAAAAGCATCAGCTTTAGGAGTAGATTGGACATGTTCACCAAGAAACGCACGTTATTTAACCGGTGGCGATATCACTTTACAAGGAAATTTCGATCCAAGTCGTTTACTTTCTCCAATTCCAACCATCAAAAAAATGGTTCACGAAATGATTGACGAATTTGGAAAAGA